Proteins encoded by one window of Halobaculum halobium:
- a CDS encoding SDR family NAD(P)-dependent oxidoreductase gives MTSLDTSAIDELDPRARHESSVAVVTGSTRGIGAGVARRLAAEGARVVVTGRSEDAGAETVADIEEFGGDAVFVRADMRDPDDIAALFEATVEEFGRLDVLVNNAGVETYTAADEAELDDWNFVLETDFRSYWLCAKHAREHMDEGAIVNMSSNHAFATTPSIFPYNAVKAGINGMTRSMAIDFGPDVRVNTVNPGWVAIDRTTGHMDDERREELASIHPTGRIGAPEDVAAAVAFLASDEAGFVTGASLTVDGGRSAVLQDDFLPDYRARREE, from the coding sequence ATGACCAGCCTCGACACGTCCGCCATCGACGAACTCGACCCGCGAGCGAGACACGAGAGCAGCGTCGCCGTCGTCACCGGCTCCACCCGCGGGATCGGCGCCGGTGTCGCCCGCCGACTCGCGGCCGAAGGGGCGCGGGTCGTCGTCACGGGGCGCAGCGAGGACGCCGGCGCCGAGACTGTCGCCGACATCGAGGAGTTCGGCGGCGACGCGGTCTTCGTCCGCGCGGACATGCGCGATCCGGACGACATCGCCGCGCTGTTCGAGGCCACCGTCGAGGAATTCGGCCGACTCGACGTGCTCGTCAACAACGCCGGCGTCGAGACGTACACGGCCGCCGACGAGGCCGAGTTGGACGACTGGAACTTCGTCCTCGAGACGGACTTCCGCTCGTACTGGCTGTGCGCCAAGCACGCCCGCGAACACATGGACGAGGGCGCCATCGTCAACATGTCCAGCAACCACGCGTTCGCGACGACGCCGAGCATCTTCCCGTACAACGCCGTGAAAGCTGGAATCAACGGGATGACTCGCTCGATGGCGATCGACTTCGGCCCCGACGTGCGGGTCAACACGGTGAACCCCGGCTGGGTCGCCATCGACCGCACCACCGGGCACATGGACGACGAGCGCCGCGAGGAGCTCGCGAGCATCCACCCGACCGGTCGGATCGGGGCCCCCGAAGACGTCGCCGCCGCGGTCGCGTTTCTCGCGAGCGACGAGGCCGGCTTCGTCACCGGCGCGAGCCTCACCGTCGACGGCGGCCGGTCGGCGGTGCTGCAGGACGACTTCCTCCCGGACTACCGAGCGCGCCGCGAGGAGTGA
- a CDS encoding class I SAM-dependent methyltransferase has protein sequence MTPDEVREDWAEREGDFSPRYYAEKGPDDTSEAVRSAIEFYVGDDARVLELGCGSGRHLEHLRRGGFDRLAGIDINGESFDVMGEHFPGLAATGEFHTGAIEDVLSEFDDDAFDAVYSVETLQHVHPEDAWVFEEVVRVASDLLVTAENEGNGAQRGREGAEVSYVNDEFPLYHRNWKDVFSELGGVQVVKEPTERDTIRAFKLA, from the coding sequence ATGACCCCCGACGAAGTCCGCGAGGACTGGGCCGAGCGCGAGGGGGACTTCTCCCCGCGCTACTACGCCGAGAAGGGACCTGACGACACGAGCGAGGCGGTCCGGTCGGCGATCGAGTTCTACGTCGGCGACGACGCGCGAGTGCTCGAACTCGGCTGCGGCTCCGGTCGACATCTCGAACACCTCCGACGCGGCGGCTTCGACCGACTCGCCGGCATCGACATCAACGGCGAGTCGTTCGACGTGATGGGAGAGCACTTCCCCGGGCTCGCGGCGACCGGCGAGTTCCATACGGGCGCCATCGAGGACGTGCTCTCCGAGTTCGACGACGACGCCTTCGACGCGGTGTACTCGGTCGAGACGCTCCAGCACGTCCACCCCGAGGACGCGTGGGTGTTCGAGGAGGTCGTCCGCGTCGCCTCGGACCTGCTCGTCACCGCCGAAAACGAGGGTAACGGCGCCCAGCGGGGCCGCGAGGGCGCCGAGGTGAGCTACGTCAACGACGAGTTCCCGCTGTACCACCGCAACTGGAAGGACGTGTTCTCCGAGTTAGGCGGCGTGCAGGTCGTGAAGGAGCCGACGGAACGGGACACGATCCGGGCGTTCAAACTGGCGTAG